The proteins below come from a single Seriola aureovittata isolate HTS-2021-v1 ecotype China chromosome 23, ASM2101889v1, whole genome shotgun sequence genomic window:
- the LOC130164763 gene encoding NACHT and WD repeat domain-containing protein 2 isoform X2, translating to MWPSGVGSRQPCPRESALRRAAISGNINALPPHHVPTGRSVRVFICANPDDTEAERNALKEHVYPKLRDFCRENYGIEFQVVDLYWGVDPEEWDSPELQRLRMKLLEECLKTSAGPCFVGLVGEKYGSIRVPGEVESAEFEMILDAAVEAGLDTHILEEWYCRDENSVPPAYYLKPKAQMLKNYQNSMESSSAAKTKNDKAWRNVSEEIKRIFRTAVLQLQEKGTMKSAQAKKFLCSALEDELDFALGKQTPAFLRKCVCYIRKISNFDRFAKIPEMARYMDIVVSGDRIMRNQESYERLLKVRDEFIPTVVAASNLRVYSSVTHCDMKLGYSQEVESHYVEGLCKQFYEDMVDIIQATVQQNFDTETDPLYDEILQHLSLCKTHAALYEYKTESLDYVQEYLMPSKGSRMSPLVVYGGPCTGKTLLLSEAAKEAYTWLQKEMGPETDPVVIVRYIGSSLLSTDLRTLLQSICEQIAINYRCLIHFLPNKIQEMRELLINLLGESSFHRPLVIILDALEQLSDADEARKLWWLPIHLPRTVRIIVSTLPNKHGILQKLRHLIHDEGYYVELIQRDRKICSQTLKQQLLGVKRKVTSGQQIYVNEALAKCTLPMFVNLIYREVVHWRSHKDVDDSSLCSTVHDSIEKLFYSVGNKLGQRFVIRALGYITMAKAGLTEVELEDILSLDNIVLGDVIVATYLKNPLRISYDLVARLKEELEGYLVERQVRNVTLMVWANRHLHLIAQKLYLSHEEDVHQMHSLLAEYFLGAWSGGRKKIFTYDNNHFTSLNISHHKNPHHQQSHEKTSSDKYSYDRQTPEQPWVFQCNLLEPDIFFVNHRKMTELVYHLTRSGRTDDLMFGVIMNFSWLYTMIKIGQFEKALTDIDLAYSYTQEKELKFLATTLRSIKVKVLKNPASLSAELQQRLLPVVTSLPKLRHLLLECDKDGPKYCSIVPLHSSMDVTYSPERLPLCSSYMQIVEILPTLAPNIVLVALEDGSVSTWDVESRQLLRQIDTARSVVLGIRLTTDEKYLVVATTKNTLLIYDNHKSCLLSEVEIKGSKHGGVTGGVAFINGFTLSTHHALAWLEASKDVNVIDLLYGWPLYQFHCWYEVTCVQCSPDGMYAFCGQYLNTASIFHLGNGDKLATVTSEFSGGFVKSILVLDTLNQMVMIDNEGSLSVWNTKEITNPRLMEDYDCRGDDSEVVGIELSEDQRAILICKARSIEVLDTKVWKMVEKFKAKRSERFVAAVLSKNGQSIVASMENTSSIFVWRRDSGQCMASLIEISGAIVKLIKSVHHNLLLSVASSGVLSVWDIDIITAMSNIDKTGKKIQTLLLSGREDYVFTMDGSEAVHKWNFSTGFIETVFKHEGIVENCVLTSSGDLMVTSDDKSSQYIWQTNTGENIFRINGQRISQLLITHNDQFVVSLCEQNASRVWRLATGHKVCNILVTLQNALITTANTFLVGTSKNKLLAVSLWSGSVSKKFVCDDGITIINFKLIPDCPDCVVFITSTETVFIWSVADESVCRRVQLPTNFLKNLEDFQISPNGKLGIVSKGDENINVLDLHSGKLRLVHAAGIIWRQKLSRDGRYLVYVCFRNCDEDDDAGVVSNLIVMRLADGKSIGTCSLYKTPTFLSLCQRALNIIIGFEDGSIGTYTVVDRVDAALKIKIATSNSRQIVNNASQKVRPKCGNHSFKTIADCVWRESTEVFSRDSPINVSDSGEGESTTPTKKTELLQ from the exons gtggtGGACCTGTACTGGGGCGTAGATCCAGAGGAGTGGGACAGTCCAGAGTTGCAGCGACTGAGAATGAAGCTCCTGGAGGAATGTCTGAAGACTTCAGCGGGACCGTGTTTTGTT GGTCTGGTGGGAGAAAAGTACGGCAGCATCCGAGTGCCGGGGGAGGTGGAATCAGCAGAGTTTGAGATGATCTTGGATGCAGCTGTGGAGGCAGGGCTGGACACACACATCTTGGAAGAGTGGTACTGCAGGGATGAAAACTCTGTGCCACCCGCATACTACCTCAAACCTAAAGCCCAAATGCTTAAGAACTACCAGAACTCT ATGGAGTCAAGCAGCGCAGCCAAGACCAAGAATGACAAGGCCTGGAGGAATGTGTCAGAGGAGATCAAGAGGATCTTCCGAACGGCGGTGCTGCAGCTTCAGGAGAAGGGGACCATGAAGAGCGCTCAGGCCAAGAAATTCCTCTGCTCTG CCTTGGAGGATGAATTAGACTTTGCCCTTGGGAAACAAACTCCTGCCTTTCTCAGGAAATGTGTCTGCTACATTCGCAAGATCTCCAACTTCGACCGCTTCGCCAAAATCCCTGAGATGGCCCGGTACATGGATATCGTGGTCAGCGGTGACCGCATCATGCGCAACCAGGAATCCTACGAACGCCTTCTGAAGGTGCGGGATGAGTTCATCCCAACGGTCGTCGCTGCATCCAACCTCCGCGTCTATTCTTCTGTCACTCACTGCGACATGAAGCTGGGCTACTCCCAAGAGGTGGAGAGCCACTATGTGGAGGGTCTGTGTAAGCAATTCTACGAGGACATGGTGGATATCATCCAGGCCACGGTCCAGCAGAACTTTGACACAGAGACCGACCCTTTGTACGACGAGATCCTGCAGCACCTGTCTCTCTGTAAAACCCACGCAGCGCTCTACGAGTACAAGACCGAGTCGTTGGATTACGTGCAGGAGTATCTTATGCCGTCCAAGGGCAGCAGAATGAGCCCTCTGGTGGTGTACGGCGGACCGTGCACTGGAAagacactgctgctgtctgaggCCGCCAAAGAG GCTTACACATGGCTGCAGAAAGAGATGGGCCCTGAAACCGACCCAGTGGTCATTGTCCGTTATATTGGCTCCAGCCTGCTCTCCACAGACCTGCGCACCCTCCTCCAGAGCATCTGTGAACAGATTGCAATAAACTACCGCTGCCTGATTCACTTTTTGCCTAACAAGATCCAGGAGATGAGGGAGCTCCTGATCAACCTTCTAGGGGAATCCTCATTCCACAGGCCTTTGGTCATCATTCTGGATGCCCTGGAGCAGCTCTCAGATGCCGATGAAGCTCGTAAGCTGTGGTGGCTCCCCATACACCTGCCTCGGACAGTCCGCATCATAGTCTCAACGTTGCCCAATAAACACGGCATCCTGCAGAAGCTCCGACACCTCATCCATGATGAAGGGTATTATGTGGAATTAATTCAGAGGGACCGCAAGATCTGCAGCCAAACATTAAAGCAGCAGTTGCTGGGGGTGAAGAGGAAGGTCACCTCAGGCCAACAGATCTATGTCAATGAGGCACTTGCCAAGTGTACATTGCCTATGTTTGTCAACCTCATCTACAGAGAGGTAGTTCACTGGAGGTCTCACAAAGATGTGGATGACAGCTCCCTGTGCTCCACAGTGCATGATAGCATAGAAAAGCTCTTCTACTCTGTAGGAAACAAGTTGGGCCAACGATTTGTCATCAGAGCCTTAGGGTACATCACCATGGCGAAAGCTGGACTAACTGAGGTCGAGCTAGAAGATATTTTGTCCCTGGATAACATAGTGCTTGGTGATGTTATTGTGGCAACTTACCTCAAAAACCCTTTGAGGATCTCTTATGACTTGGTTGCAAGACtcaaagaggagctggagggaTATCTGGTGGAACGTCAGGTACGTAACGTCACCCTGATGGTCTGGGCCAACAGACACCTGCATCTCATTGCTCAAAAGCTGTATCTCAGCCATGAGGAGGATGTCCATCAAATGCACAGCCTCCTAGCCGAGTACTTCCTGGGGGCATGGTCAGGTGGCAGGAAGAAGATCTTTACTTACGATAACAACCATTTCACTTCCCTTAACATATCTCATCACAAAAACCCCCACCATCAACAgtcacatgaaaaaacatcttcTGACAAGTACTCCTATGACAGGCAGACTCCCGAGCAGCCTTGGGTGTTCCAGTGCAACCTTTTAGAgcctgacattttctttgtcaACCACAGAAAGATGACAGAGCTGGTGTACCACCTTACCAGGAGCGGGCGCACTGATGACCTCATGTTTGGTGTCATCATGAACTTCAGCTGGCTCTACACAATGATCAAGATTGGCCAGTTTGAAAAGGCTTTAACTGACATTGACCTAGCTTACAGCTACACCCAAGAAAAAGAACTGAAGTTCCTGGCCACTACTCTGCGTAGCATCAAGGTAAAAGTGCTGAAGAATCCAGCGTCACTGTCGGCAGAACTGCAGCAACGGCTTCTTCCAGTTGTCACCTCCCTCCCCAAGCTCAGACACCTACTCCTGGAGTGTGACAAAGATGGTCCGAAGTACTGCTCCATAGTGCCTCTCCACTCTTCTATGGATGTCACATACAGTCCAGAGAGGCTTCCTCTGTGCTCTAGCTACATGCAGATTGTGGAGATCTTGCCCACTCTTGCTCCAAACATAGTCCTTGTAGCCCTCGAAGATGGGTCTGTCAGTACCTGGGATGTAGAGAGCAGACAACTATTGCGACAGATCGACACAGCCAGATCCGTTGTGCTGGGAATCAGACTAACCACTGATGAAAAGTATCTGGTCGTGGCCACAACCAAAAACACGCTACTTATCTATGATAATCACAAGTCCTGCCTTTTATCTGAGGTCGAAATCAAAGGGTCTAAGCATGGTGGTGTCACTGGTGGGGTGGCCTTCATCAATGGTTTTACTTTGTCCACCCATCATGCTTTGGCTTGGCTTGAGGCTAGTAAAGACGTCAATGTCATTGACCTACTCTACGGATGGCCTCTCTACCAGTTCCATTGCTGGTATGAGGTGACTTGTGTGCAGTGCTCTCCAGATGGAATGTATGCCTTCTGTGGCCAGTACCTCAACACTGCATCCATCTTTCATTTGGGAAATGGGGACAAGTTGGCCACTGTGACCTCTGAGTTTTCTGGGGGGTTCGTCAAATCCATCCTTGTGCTGGACACCCTTAACCAAATGGTGATGATTGACAATGAAGGCAGTTTGTCAGTGTGGAACACAAAAGAGATCACCAACCCGAGGCTGATGGAGGATTATGATTGTAGAGGGGATGACAGTGAAGTGGTGGGCATTGAGTTATCAGAGGACCAGCGCGCCATTCTCATTTGCAAAGCCAGAAGTATTGAGGTACTAGATACAAAAGTATGGAAAATGGTAGAGAAGTTCAAAGCCAAACGTAGTGAACgctttgttgctgctgttctctctAAGAATGGACAAAGCATTGTGGCGTCCATGGAGAACACCTCTTCCATCTTTGTCTGGAGGAGGGACAGTGGACAGTGCATGGCTAGCCTGATTGAGATCTCAGGGGCTATTGTCAAACTCATTAAATCAGTCCACCATAACCTGCTGCTTTCTGTTGCAAGCAGTGGAGTGCTGTCTGTCTGGGACATTGATATCATCACCGCCATGTCTAATATCGACAAAACAGGCAAGAAGATTCAGACCTTGCTGCTGTCCGGCAGAGAGGATTACGTGTTTACCATGGACGGTTCAGAAGCTGTCCACAAGTGGAACTTCAGCACTGGCTTTATTGAGACGGTCTTCAAGCACGAGGGTATAGTGGAGAACTGTGTGCTAACCTCCTCAGGGGATCTAATGGTGACTTCAGATGACAAGTCCAGCCAGTACATTTGGCAAACCAACACTGGAGAAAACATCTTCCGCATCAACGGACAGAGAATATCACAGCTGCTAATCACCCACAATGACCAGTTTGTGGTGTCTCTCTGTGAGCAGAACGCCTCCAGAGTCTGGAGGCTCGCGACCGGGCACAAAGTGTGTAACATCTTAGTCACCCTCCAAAATGCATTGATCACTACGGCAAACACTTTCCTAGTGGGAACCTCCAAAAACAAGCTCCTCGCTGTCAGCCTGTGGTCGGGCAGCGTATCCAAGAAGTTTGTCTGTGATGATGGTATTACCATCATCAACTTCAAGCTCATTCCTGACTGCCCCGACTGTGTGGTGTTCATCACATCCACAGAGACTGTCTTCATCTGGAGTGTGGCAGATGAGTCAGTCTGCAGGCGAGTTCAGCTGCCAACCAACTTCCTCAAAAATCTAGAGGACTTCCAGATCTCACCCAATGGGAAACTAGGAATTGTCTCCAAGGGTGATGAGAATATTAACGTCCTTGACCTTCACAGCGGGAAGCTGAGGCTCGTCCATGCTGCTGGTATAATCTGGCGTCAGAAATTATCTAGAGATGGCCGTTATCTAGTGTACGTCTGTTTCCGGAACTGTGATGAGGATGACGATGCCGGTGTTGTGTCCAATCTTATAGTGATGCGCCTTGCTGATGGTAAGAGCATCGGCACATGCTCTCTTTACAAGACTCCCACCTTCCTGTCGCTCTGCCAGAGAGCACTCAACATCATCATTGGCTTTGAAGACGGAAGCATTGGTACTT
- the LOC130164763 gene encoding NACHT and WD repeat domain-containing protein 2 isoform X1 → MKRMNPRWKSPPMWPSGVGSRQPCPRESALRRAAISGNINALPPHHVPTGRSVRVFICANPDDTEAERNALKEHVYPKLRDFCRENYGIEFQVVDLYWGVDPEEWDSPELQRLRMKLLEECLKTSAGPCFVGLVGEKYGSIRVPGEVESAEFEMILDAAVEAGLDTHILEEWYCRDENSVPPAYYLKPKAQMLKNYQNSMESSSAAKTKNDKAWRNVSEEIKRIFRTAVLQLQEKGTMKSAQAKKFLCSALEDELDFALGKQTPAFLRKCVCYIRKISNFDRFAKIPEMARYMDIVVSGDRIMRNQESYERLLKVRDEFIPTVVAASNLRVYSSVTHCDMKLGYSQEVESHYVEGLCKQFYEDMVDIIQATVQQNFDTETDPLYDEILQHLSLCKTHAALYEYKTESLDYVQEYLMPSKGSRMSPLVVYGGPCTGKTLLLSEAAKEAYTWLQKEMGPETDPVVIVRYIGSSLLSTDLRTLLQSICEQIAINYRCLIHFLPNKIQEMRELLINLLGESSFHRPLVIILDALEQLSDADEARKLWWLPIHLPRTVRIIVSTLPNKHGILQKLRHLIHDEGYYVELIQRDRKICSQTLKQQLLGVKRKVTSGQQIYVNEALAKCTLPMFVNLIYREVVHWRSHKDVDDSSLCSTVHDSIEKLFYSVGNKLGQRFVIRALGYITMAKAGLTEVELEDILSLDNIVLGDVIVATYLKNPLRISYDLVARLKEELEGYLVERQVRNVTLMVWANRHLHLIAQKLYLSHEEDVHQMHSLLAEYFLGAWSGGRKKIFTYDNNHFTSLNISHHKNPHHQQSHEKTSSDKYSYDRQTPEQPWVFQCNLLEPDIFFVNHRKMTELVYHLTRSGRTDDLMFGVIMNFSWLYTMIKIGQFEKALTDIDLAYSYTQEKELKFLATTLRSIKVKVLKNPASLSAELQQRLLPVVTSLPKLRHLLLECDKDGPKYCSIVPLHSSMDVTYSPERLPLCSSYMQIVEILPTLAPNIVLVALEDGSVSTWDVESRQLLRQIDTARSVVLGIRLTTDEKYLVVATTKNTLLIYDNHKSCLLSEVEIKGSKHGGVTGGVAFINGFTLSTHHALAWLEASKDVNVIDLLYGWPLYQFHCWYEVTCVQCSPDGMYAFCGQYLNTASIFHLGNGDKLATVTSEFSGGFVKSILVLDTLNQMVMIDNEGSLSVWNTKEITNPRLMEDYDCRGDDSEVVGIELSEDQRAILICKARSIEVLDTKVWKMVEKFKAKRSERFVAAVLSKNGQSIVASMENTSSIFVWRRDSGQCMASLIEISGAIVKLIKSVHHNLLLSVASSGVLSVWDIDIITAMSNIDKTGKKIQTLLLSGREDYVFTMDGSEAVHKWNFSTGFIETVFKHEGIVENCVLTSSGDLMVTSDDKSSQYIWQTNTGENIFRINGQRISQLLITHNDQFVVSLCEQNASRVWRLATGHKVCNILVTLQNALITTANTFLVGTSKNKLLAVSLWSGSVSKKFVCDDGITIINFKLIPDCPDCVVFITSTETVFIWSVADESVCRRVQLPTNFLKNLEDFQISPNGKLGIVSKGDENINVLDLHSGKLRLVHAAGIIWRQKLSRDGRYLVYVCFRNCDEDDDAGVVSNLIVMRLADGKSIGTCSLYKTPTFLSLCQRALNIIIGFEDGSIGTYTVVDRVDAALKIKIATSNSRQIVNNASQKVRPKCGNHSFKTIADCVWRESTEVFSRDSPINVSDSGEGESTTPTKKTELLQ, encoded by the exons gtggtGGACCTGTACTGGGGCGTAGATCCAGAGGAGTGGGACAGTCCAGAGTTGCAGCGACTGAGAATGAAGCTCCTGGAGGAATGTCTGAAGACTTCAGCGGGACCGTGTTTTGTT GGTCTGGTGGGAGAAAAGTACGGCAGCATCCGAGTGCCGGGGGAGGTGGAATCAGCAGAGTTTGAGATGATCTTGGATGCAGCTGTGGAGGCAGGGCTGGACACACACATCTTGGAAGAGTGGTACTGCAGGGATGAAAACTCTGTGCCACCCGCATACTACCTCAAACCTAAAGCCCAAATGCTTAAGAACTACCAGAACTCT ATGGAGTCAAGCAGCGCAGCCAAGACCAAGAATGACAAGGCCTGGAGGAATGTGTCAGAGGAGATCAAGAGGATCTTCCGAACGGCGGTGCTGCAGCTTCAGGAGAAGGGGACCATGAAGAGCGCTCAGGCCAAGAAATTCCTCTGCTCTG CCTTGGAGGATGAATTAGACTTTGCCCTTGGGAAACAAACTCCTGCCTTTCTCAGGAAATGTGTCTGCTACATTCGCAAGATCTCCAACTTCGACCGCTTCGCCAAAATCCCTGAGATGGCCCGGTACATGGATATCGTGGTCAGCGGTGACCGCATCATGCGCAACCAGGAATCCTACGAACGCCTTCTGAAGGTGCGGGATGAGTTCATCCCAACGGTCGTCGCTGCATCCAACCTCCGCGTCTATTCTTCTGTCACTCACTGCGACATGAAGCTGGGCTACTCCCAAGAGGTGGAGAGCCACTATGTGGAGGGTCTGTGTAAGCAATTCTACGAGGACATGGTGGATATCATCCAGGCCACGGTCCAGCAGAACTTTGACACAGAGACCGACCCTTTGTACGACGAGATCCTGCAGCACCTGTCTCTCTGTAAAACCCACGCAGCGCTCTACGAGTACAAGACCGAGTCGTTGGATTACGTGCAGGAGTATCTTATGCCGTCCAAGGGCAGCAGAATGAGCCCTCTGGTGGTGTACGGCGGACCGTGCACTGGAAagacactgctgctgtctgaggCCGCCAAAGAG GCTTACACATGGCTGCAGAAAGAGATGGGCCCTGAAACCGACCCAGTGGTCATTGTCCGTTATATTGGCTCCAGCCTGCTCTCCACAGACCTGCGCACCCTCCTCCAGAGCATCTGTGAACAGATTGCAATAAACTACCGCTGCCTGATTCACTTTTTGCCTAACAAGATCCAGGAGATGAGGGAGCTCCTGATCAACCTTCTAGGGGAATCCTCATTCCACAGGCCTTTGGTCATCATTCTGGATGCCCTGGAGCAGCTCTCAGATGCCGATGAAGCTCGTAAGCTGTGGTGGCTCCCCATACACCTGCCTCGGACAGTCCGCATCATAGTCTCAACGTTGCCCAATAAACACGGCATCCTGCAGAAGCTCCGACACCTCATCCATGATGAAGGGTATTATGTGGAATTAATTCAGAGGGACCGCAAGATCTGCAGCCAAACATTAAAGCAGCAGTTGCTGGGGGTGAAGAGGAAGGTCACCTCAGGCCAACAGATCTATGTCAATGAGGCACTTGCCAAGTGTACATTGCCTATGTTTGTCAACCTCATCTACAGAGAGGTAGTTCACTGGAGGTCTCACAAAGATGTGGATGACAGCTCCCTGTGCTCCACAGTGCATGATAGCATAGAAAAGCTCTTCTACTCTGTAGGAAACAAGTTGGGCCAACGATTTGTCATCAGAGCCTTAGGGTACATCACCATGGCGAAAGCTGGACTAACTGAGGTCGAGCTAGAAGATATTTTGTCCCTGGATAACATAGTGCTTGGTGATGTTATTGTGGCAACTTACCTCAAAAACCCTTTGAGGATCTCTTATGACTTGGTTGCAAGACtcaaagaggagctggagggaTATCTGGTGGAACGTCAGGTACGTAACGTCACCCTGATGGTCTGGGCCAACAGACACCTGCATCTCATTGCTCAAAAGCTGTATCTCAGCCATGAGGAGGATGTCCATCAAATGCACAGCCTCCTAGCCGAGTACTTCCTGGGGGCATGGTCAGGTGGCAGGAAGAAGATCTTTACTTACGATAACAACCATTTCACTTCCCTTAACATATCTCATCACAAAAACCCCCACCATCAACAgtcacatgaaaaaacatcttcTGACAAGTACTCCTATGACAGGCAGACTCCCGAGCAGCCTTGGGTGTTCCAGTGCAACCTTTTAGAgcctgacattttctttgtcaACCACAGAAAGATGACAGAGCTGGTGTACCACCTTACCAGGAGCGGGCGCACTGATGACCTCATGTTTGGTGTCATCATGAACTTCAGCTGGCTCTACACAATGATCAAGATTGGCCAGTTTGAAAAGGCTTTAACTGACATTGACCTAGCTTACAGCTACACCCAAGAAAAAGAACTGAAGTTCCTGGCCACTACTCTGCGTAGCATCAAGGTAAAAGTGCTGAAGAATCCAGCGTCACTGTCGGCAGAACTGCAGCAACGGCTTCTTCCAGTTGTCACCTCCCTCCCCAAGCTCAGACACCTACTCCTGGAGTGTGACAAAGATGGTCCGAAGTACTGCTCCATAGTGCCTCTCCACTCTTCTATGGATGTCACATACAGTCCAGAGAGGCTTCCTCTGTGCTCTAGCTACATGCAGATTGTGGAGATCTTGCCCACTCTTGCTCCAAACATAGTCCTTGTAGCCCTCGAAGATGGGTCTGTCAGTACCTGGGATGTAGAGAGCAGACAACTATTGCGACAGATCGACACAGCCAGATCCGTTGTGCTGGGAATCAGACTAACCACTGATGAAAAGTATCTGGTCGTGGCCACAACCAAAAACACGCTACTTATCTATGATAATCACAAGTCCTGCCTTTTATCTGAGGTCGAAATCAAAGGGTCTAAGCATGGTGGTGTCACTGGTGGGGTGGCCTTCATCAATGGTTTTACTTTGTCCACCCATCATGCTTTGGCTTGGCTTGAGGCTAGTAAAGACGTCAATGTCATTGACCTACTCTACGGATGGCCTCTCTACCAGTTCCATTGCTGGTATGAGGTGACTTGTGTGCAGTGCTCTCCAGATGGAATGTATGCCTTCTGTGGCCAGTACCTCAACACTGCATCCATCTTTCATTTGGGAAATGGGGACAAGTTGGCCACTGTGACCTCTGAGTTTTCTGGGGGGTTCGTCAAATCCATCCTTGTGCTGGACACCCTTAACCAAATGGTGATGATTGACAATGAAGGCAGTTTGTCAGTGTGGAACACAAAAGAGATCACCAACCCGAGGCTGATGGAGGATTATGATTGTAGAGGGGATGACAGTGAAGTGGTGGGCATTGAGTTATCAGAGGACCAGCGCGCCATTCTCATTTGCAAAGCCAGAAGTATTGAGGTACTAGATACAAAAGTATGGAAAATGGTAGAGAAGTTCAAAGCCAAACGTAGTGAACgctttgttgctgctgttctctctAAGAATGGACAAAGCATTGTGGCGTCCATGGAGAACACCTCTTCCATCTTTGTCTGGAGGAGGGACAGTGGACAGTGCATGGCTAGCCTGATTGAGATCTCAGGGGCTATTGTCAAACTCATTAAATCAGTCCACCATAACCTGCTGCTTTCTGTTGCAAGCAGTGGAGTGCTGTCTGTCTGGGACATTGATATCATCACCGCCATGTCTAATATCGACAAAACAGGCAAGAAGATTCAGACCTTGCTGCTGTCCGGCAGAGAGGATTACGTGTTTACCATGGACGGTTCAGAAGCTGTCCACAAGTGGAACTTCAGCACTGGCTTTATTGAGACGGTCTTCAAGCACGAGGGTATAGTGGAGAACTGTGTGCTAACCTCCTCAGGGGATCTAATGGTGACTTCAGATGACAAGTCCAGCCAGTACATTTGGCAAACCAACACTGGAGAAAACATCTTCCGCATCAACGGACAGAGAATATCACAGCTGCTAATCACCCACAATGACCAGTTTGTGGTGTCTCTCTGTGAGCAGAACGCCTCCAGAGTCTGGAGGCTCGCGACCGGGCACAAAGTGTGTAACATCTTAGTCACCCTCCAAAATGCATTGATCACTACGGCAAACACTTTCCTAGTGGGAACCTCCAAAAACAAGCTCCTCGCTGTCAGCCTGTGGTCGGGCAGCGTATCCAAGAAGTTTGTCTGTGATGATGGTATTACCATCATCAACTTCAAGCTCATTCCTGACTGCCCCGACTGTGTGGTGTTCATCACATCCACAGAGACTGTCTTCATCTGGAGTGTGGCAGATGAGTCAGTCTGCAGGCGAGTTCAGCTGCCAACCAACTTCCTCAAAAATCTAGAGGACTTCCAGATCTCACCCAATGGGAAACTAGGAATTGTCTCCAAGGGTGATGAGAATATTAACGTCCTTGACCTTCACAGCGGGAAGCTGAGGCTCGTCCATGCTGCTGGTATAATCTGGCGTCAGAAATTATCTAGAGATGGCCGTTATCTAGTGTACGTCTGTTTCCGGAACTGTGATGAGGATGACGATGCCGGTGTTGTGTCCAATCTTATAGTGATGCGCCTTGCTGATGGTAAGAGCATCGGCACATGCTCTCTTTACAAGACTCCCACCTTCCTGTCGCTCTGCCAGAGAGCACTCAACATCATCATTGGCTTTGAAGACGGAAGCATTGGTACTT